A single window of Dermochelys coriacea isolate rDerCor1 chromosome 2, rDerCor1.pri.v4, whole genome shotgun sequence DNA harbors:
- the STEAP1 gene encoding metalloreductase STEAP1 isoform X4, which produces MESRNTLDQDEVQKLEPGRNMGNRNNSNTNLQVTYTQEAVAFFHLHQTHHFDGFEYPSDQYCKRDLFPKWHLPLKIASIASLLIFIYTFLRDVVHPFVTTSENTFYKIPILVINKVLPVVSITLLALVYLPGILAAGFQLHYGTKYKRFPQWLNGWMLSRKQLGLLSFFFASMHACYSLCYPMRRSYRYKLLNWAYQQVKQKKENAWIEHDVWRMEIYVSLGILGLALLAILAVTSIPSVSHSLTWREFHYVQSKMGYLALLLCTVHALVFAWNKWVDVNQFVWYTPPTFTIAIFLPIIVLLCKSVLLFPCLRKKIQKIRCGWDTNTEMNKTQMTSRL; this is translated from the exons AATACGAATTTGCAAGTCACCTACACCCAAGAAGCAGTTGCATTTTTTCATTTACATCAAACACATCATTTTGATGGGTTTGAATACCCTTCAGATCAATACTGCAAACGGGATCTCTTCCCCAAATGGCACTTGCCACTGAAGATAGCATCTATAGCCTCATTGCTAATATTTATCTATACTTTTCTGAGAGATGTCGTCCACCCTTTTGTCACTACTAGTGAAAACACTTTCTATAAAATTCCAATCCTGGTCATAAACAAAGTTTTACCAGTGGTTTCAATCACCCTTCTGGCACTGGTTTATTTACCAGGAATATTAGCTGCAGGTTTCCAGCTCCACTACGGGACCAAGTATAAACGATTTCCACAGTGGCTGAATGGGTGGATGTTATCAAGAAAGCAACTTGGCCTTCTCAGTTTTTTCTTTGCCTCAATGCATGCATGCTATAGCTTGTGCTACCCAATGAGGAGATCTTACAGATACAAGCTGTTGAACTGGGCGTACCAACAG GTCaagcaaaaaaaggaaaatgcctGGATTGAACATGATGTCTGGAGAATGGAGATTTATGTGTCTCTAGGAATTCTGGGACTAGCTCTGCTGGCCATACTGGCAGTAACATCAATTCCATCTGTCAGCCATTCTTTGACCTGGAGAGAGTTCCACTATGTTCAG agCAAGATGGGGTATTTAGCTTTGCTGCTATGCACAGTTCACGCATTGGTATTTGCCTGGAATAAATGGGTTGACGTAAACCAATTTGTGTGGTACACCCCCCCTACATTTACGATAGCCATTTTTCTTCCTATTATAGTCCTGCTTTGTAAAAGCGTCCTGCTTTTCCCATGCCTTAGGAAGAAAATCCAGAAGATCAGATGCGGTTGGGATACTAATACAGAGATGAATAAAACACAGATGACTTCCAGACTGTAG